One Eurosta solidaginis isolate ZX-2024a chromosome 5, ASM4086904v1, whole genome shotgun sequence DNA segment encodes these proteins:
- the LOC137251725 gene encoding protein DPCD translates to MFVSMSYENWLNYLRSAEKHSMISGRCRKVFYKFPDGKQMAEEYSMETGIVQKRAWRKCKQLMGEPEWEIELGETPRQINQGAGGGGDADNSTMTNDFTLLESNSAPVLTKRITKKNIEWRIRNLPYPIDVYQVSADTENRAIVLRTTNKKYYKVIHVPELDRCGLLLTQANISTHLQYNTLVITYSKPQLLNEMEAQVLLLLKEVETETDMEDLLQGLLGK, encoded by the coding sequence ATGTTTGTCAGCATGTCCTACGAAAATTGGTTGAACTATTTGCGCAGTGCCGAAAAACATTCTATGATCAGTGGACGTTGCCGCAAAGTTTTCTACAAATTTCCCGATGGTAAACAAATGGCGGAAGAATATAGCATGGAAACTGGTATCGTACAAAAGAGAGCATGGCGTAAATGTAAGCAACTAATGGGTGAACCTGAATGGGAAATTGAACTGGGTGAAACTCCTCGACAAATAAATCAAGGCGCTGGTGGTGGAGGTGATGCAGATAATTCAACAATGACGAACGACTTTACTTTGTTAGAAAGCAACAGTGCACCGGTATTAACTAAACGTATAACAAAAAAGAATATTGAATGGCGTATACGCAATTTACCATATCCAATTGATGTATATCAAGTCAGTGCAGATACGGAAAATCGTGCCATTGTATTGCGTACTACAAATAAAAAGTACTATAAGGTAATACATGTACCCGAGCTAGATCGATGTGGATTGTTGCTAACGCAAGCTAATATATCCACGCACCTTCAGTACAATACATTGGTCATAACTTATAGTAAGCCACAACTGTTAAACGAAATGGAAGCACAAGTTTTGCTATTACTAAAGGAGGTGGAAACAGAAACGGATATGGAAGACTTATTGCAAGGACTTTTAGGGAAGTAA
- the LOC137251726 gene encoding uncharacterized protein, producing the protein MDCAPLNLAHFHERRANRFLQRHRYDDAYKAVETSSIYLQDAFKSSMIPKSLELLNTQKWEYRRKLSQIQMHKQQHESLKHKEIVPAATTTPIVLLRTDSNLNAQSVAKSIDKTVREFDSKLHLSPIKRTNSRGDSNKDFYQNSNACLEGATAAANNNTPITQQMEFERIKNSDYKPAFYLSENDEIPSLTPLELPSFECHPYTASTPALTDLTIHFHEE; encoded by the exons atggaTTGTGCACCTttgaatttg GCTCATTTCCACGAAAGACGCGCTAATCGCTTTCTTCAACGTCATCGTTACGACGATGCTTACAAGGCTGTAGAAACGTCATCAATATATCTACAGGATGCATTCAAATCATCAATGATACCCAAATCCTTGGAGTTATTGAACACACAAAAATGGGAATATCGAAGAAAATTATCACAAATACAAATGCACAAGCAACAGCACGAAAGTTTAAAACATAAAGAGATTGTACCAgcggcaacaacaacaccaattgTACTGCTACGAACAGATAGTAATCTAAATGCACAATCAGTGGCCAAATCTATAGATAAAACCGTAAGAGAATTCGATAGCAAACTGCATCTATCACCAATAAAGCGAACCAATAGTCGTGGCGACAGCAATAAGGATTTTTACCAGAATTCTAACGCTTGTTTGGAGGGCGCTACAGCAGCTGCAAATAATAATACTCCTATTACACAACAGATGGAATTCGAGCGCATTAAAAACTCAGATTATAAGCCCGCTTTCTATTTGAGTGAAAACGATGAAATACCGTCTTTAACACCACTCGAGCTACCCTCTTTTGAATGTCATCCATACACAGCTTCTACGCCAGCATTAACGGATTTAACCATACATTTCCATGAAGAATAA